The following proteins come from a genomic window of Pseudomonas sp. Z8(2022):
- a CDS encoding virulence factor TspB C-terminal domain-related protein: MLRPDLNGLGPIEYGCEAGCRIALGTSECAPVSEGAETGVCWGVGSYTGAECEPGDNPTGGTPPTDPTDPTDPTDPPPDCGDDHVWSGTTCVPKPPEDCDPSTGEVCPPDDGDGDGDGDGDGDGDGDGDGDGDGDGDGECDPATDPAQCAGNGGGDCDPLTDPDQCKGNDDGKPSVQGEGCDAELKCSGDVIQCAILRKQKEQVCSWDYDKAKDQIEQAVNSPEYELNTETINLGNSFSEGANGSRWLSSGCPSPRSFSVIGRSYSLSWEPVCDFASSLSYVIVAMAGLFFAVYVGRGLGGQ; the protein is encoded by the coding sequence ATGCTGCGCCCCGACCTTAACGGCCTTGGTCCTATCGAATATGGCTGTGAGGCTGGCTGCCGTATCGCTCTTGGTACGTCTGAATGCGCCCCGGTATCGGAAGGTGCTGAAACCGGCGTTTGCTGGGGCGTTGGCAGTTATACCGGCGCCGAATGTGAGCCCGGCGATAACCCTACCGGTGGCACGCCGCCGACCGATCCAACCGACCCAACTGACCCGACCGACCCGCCGCCAGATTGCGGCGACGATCATGTCTGGTCGGGCACTACCTGCGTGCCGAAGCCGCCGGAAGACTGCGACCCAAGCACCGGCGAAGTCTGCCCACCTGATGATGGAGACGGCGATGGCGACGGCGATGGTGACGGCGATGGCGACGGTGACGGTGATGGCGATGGCGATGGCGACGGCGATGGTGAATGTGATCCTGCTACCGATCCGGCTCAATGCGCTGGTAATGGCGGTGGCGACTGCGACCCTCTAACTGATCCTGATCAATGCAAGGGTAACGACGACGGCAAGCCATCCGTCCAGGGCGAAGGGTGCGACGCCGAACTCAAGTGTTCGGGCGACGTTATTCAATGCGCCATTCTGCGCAAACAAAAAGAGCAAGTTTGTTCCTGGGACTATGACAAGGCCAAGGATCAAATTGAACAGGCCGTTAATTCTCCTGAGTACGAACTTAATACTGAGACCATCAACCTGGGCAACTCATTCTCGGAGGGCGCTAACGGCTCGCGTTGGCTTAGTTCCGGTTGTCCTTCGCCTCGTTCTTTCTCTGTAATTGGTCGTTCTTATTCGCTGTCTTGGGAGCCTGTCTGTGACTTCGCGTCTTCGCTGTCGTACGTGATTGTTGCTATGGCTGGCTTGTTCTTCGCTGTTTATGTTGGTCGCGGTTTAGGAGGTCAGTGA
- a CDS encoding DUF2523 domain-containing protein: MPFVAIFSFLSTIAGPLVRRILTALGIGMLTFAGFQVSVNAAKTYVQNNFSGLPSDVVQILGLLKFDIAVNIVFAAVITRAVIAGMDKVTGGISKLGPVK, from the coding sequence ATGCCTTTTGTTGCTATTTTCAGCTTTCTATCAACTATTGCCGGGCCGTTGGTTCGGCGCATTCTGACCGCCCTGGGCATCGGCATGCTGACGTTTGCCGGTTTTCAGGTTTCGGTTAATGCTGCGAAAACATATGTACAAAACAACTTTTCCGGGTTGCCGTCTGACGTTGTTCAGATTCTCGGCCTGCTCAAGTTCGATATTGCCGTGAATATCGTGTTTGCCGCTGTTATTACTCGCGCTGTAATCGCTGGTATGGACAAAGTAACGGGCGGCATTAGCAAGCTCGGTCCGGTCAAGTGA
- a CDS encoding zonular occludens toxin domain-containing protein → MFVLRTGLQGNGKTLNTIKEVDLKAAKEGRQVYYHNIRGFNPGAEVLQAAWEEFDDPLKWHLLPQNAMIVIDEAQTFFRVRKAGSAVPDYASALETMRHRGHELHCITQNPGLLDSHFRKLCNSHIHYVRGHKGKVVKRWEFERVNPEVEKRNNFTDGQATRILLDKKYFGVYQSVAEGSEHHMKFKPPRALFVLGAALLVVAVLGYRVYQSRIATPDDAGAPVAEQGAGSFIPSLPAPVADGSLQPLTVEEYVDLRVPRLPDVPSSAPIYDELTRPVTYPKLSCVNSSNSEMVARNHKRMVMGYRDGKVYGCRCNTQQGTRYDVSFEACMAYVENGAFDHAKPDRDQLQAVAGTGTGDAGAGTGTAMAGYHSRPVEPVRVTVIPDSSRQPRKTL, encoded by the coding sequence ATGTTTGTTCTTCGCACAGGCCTCCAGGGCAACGGCAAGACACTGAACACCATCAAGGAAGTCGACTTGAAAGCCGCCAAGGAAGGGCGTCAGGTCTACTATCACAACATTCGCGGTTTCAACCCTGGTGCGGAAGTGCTCCAGGCCGCCTGGGAAGAGTTCGACGATCCGTTGAAGTGGCACCTGCTGCCGCAGAACGCCATGATCGTCATCGACGAAGCTCAGACCTTTTTTCGTGTCCGCAAGGCTGGTTCTGCCGTTCCTGACTACGCCAGTGCTCTGGAAACGATGCGTCATCGTGGGCATGAGCTGCACTGCATCACGCAGAATCCCGGCCTGCTCGACAGTCACTTCCGCAAGCTCTGCAACTCGCATATCCACTACGTCCGCGGCCACAAGGGGAAGGTCGTCAAGCGCTGGGAGTTTGAGCGGGTCAATCCAGAGGTTGAGAAGCGGAACAACTTCACCGATGGCCAAGCCACCCGCATTCTGCTCGATAAGAAGTATTTCGGCGTGTACCAGTCCGTTGCCGAAGGTTCAGAGCATCACATGAAGTTCAAGCCGCCTCGGGCGCTGTTCGTCCTGGGCGCTGCGCTGCTGGTTGTCGCTGTCCTGGGCTACCGTGTTTATCAGAGCCGCATTGCCACTCCTGACGACGCAGGGGCGCCTGTAGCAGAGCAGGGCGCAGGTTCGTTCATTCCGTCTCTACCTGCACCTGTTGCCGATGGTTCATTGCAGCCTCTGACCGTTGAGGAATACGTCGATCTGCGCGTGCCCAGGCTGCCGGATGTTCCCAGCTCTGCGCCGATCTATGACGAACTCACGCGGCCTGTCACGTATCCGAAGCTCTCGTGCGTCAACTCCAGCAACTCCGAGATGGTCGCGAGGAACCATAAGCGCATGGTCATGGGCTACCGTGACGGCAAGGTCTACGGGTGTCGCTGCAACACGCAGCAAGGCACGCGTTACGACGTGTCGTTTGAGGCGTGCATGGCGTACGTGGAGAACGGTGCATTCGATCATGCGAAACCCGACCGGGATCAGTTGCAGGCCGTCGCAGGGACCGGGACGGGCGACGCAGGAGCCGGCACGGGCACAGCGATGGCCGGCTATCATTCCCGACCAGTTGAGCCTGTGAGAGTGACCGTGATTCCCGATAGCAGCCGTCAACCCCGAAAGACTCTGTGA
- a CDS encoding phage/plasmid replication protein, II/X family, protein MIDWIAAIIELHHAPLRSGEVICVEADGSVAWSTPRKMLVRGSHESTIHVRSIGGDGKGNATHLYLDGNPSKWLQGHNLVGSDDLLALVFDAFTRLVAVLGLTPNDFEVRKVRVGEYRITRVDYNRMFELPSRADVRAWLRAGEFKCKSRHGRPVANRGTLTFGKGSSHWSVVCYCKADEINAGGSHRLPEELHQFTEIYDWLDNKLRVELRLRSKKLKALGFETAKTLTPAALWALYRQFIGELDMSEQIELNSEQLLELPTKVRGTYALWKQGHDLREMMPNGTYYRHRDVLMGFGIDINIRCDRRDDSNVIPMIRVIEAAPAKIPSFFFEKGLVHHSTRRVG, encoded by the coding sequence ATGATCGATTGGATAGCCGCCATCATTGAGCTTCACCACGCGCCCTTGCGGAGCGGTGAGGTTATTTGCGTCGAGGCTGACGGCTCTGTGGCCTGGTCTACTCCTCGCAAAATGCTGGTTCGCGGTTCCCATGAATCAACGATCCATGTCCGCAGCATAGGCGGCGACGGCAAGGGTAATGCCACCCACCTGTATCTCGATGGCAATCCTTCCAAGTGGCTCCAGGGCCATAACCTCGTCGGCTCTGATGATCTGCTTGCCCTGGTCTTCGATGCTTTTACTCGCCTGGTTGCTGTTCTTGGTTTGACTCCGAATGATTTTGAAGTTCGAAAGGTGAGGGTAGGGGAGTATCGAATAACTCGGGTTGACTATAACCGTATGTTCGAACTTCCAAGCCGCGCAGATGTTCGCGCCTGGCTCCGCGCCGGTGAATTCAAGTGTAAGTCACGCCATGGGCGTCCTGTTGCGAACAGGGGCACACTTACTTTCGGTAAGGGTTCGTCGCACTGGTCTGTCGTTTGTTATTGCAAAGCTGATGAAATTAACGCGGGCGGCTCTCACCGACTTCCAGAGGAACTGCATCAGTTCACTGAAATTTATGACTGGCTCGACAATAAGCTTCGTGTCGAGCTTCGTTTACGCAGCAAGAAGCTTAAAGCGCTTGGCTTTGAAACGGCCAAAACACTTACCCCGGCGGCTTTATGGGCTCTGTACCGCCAGTTTATAGGGGAACTTGATATGTCAGAGCAAATTGAACTCAATTCTGAGCAACTCCTTGAGCTTCCTACTAAGGTGCGAGGTACTTATGCCCTTTGGAAACAAGGTCATGACTTGCGGGAAATGATGCCCAACGGTACATATTACCGTCACCGTGATGTTCTCATGGGTTTCGGTATTGATATCAATATTCGCTGTGATCGTCGCGACGACAGTAACGTTATTCCGATGATCCGCGTTATTGAAGCCGCCCCCGCCAAAATTCCTTCGTTCTTTTTTGAGAAGGGTCTTGTCCAT